From a single Labrus bergylta chromosome 14, fLabBer1.1, whole genome shotgun sequence genomic region:
- the LOC136182403 gene encoding uncharacterized protein, with amino-acid sequence MQITPLGLNYIHRGSEAQITSRPANTHTYTHIHHHTLSRLADVAMILMGRSLCLPSPATVQELFSVARDASIIPDISLDPVISTFLSLDSSAALQHQYAFLQRGMSSEQQTAFSLSLSGELGGSSRVTHGGVGLVALALSMLFDQVAQQVRAHGSTEGDVSTQRPQAKRIFGISSSSRIGWLVHSYLCLIPSIANNPEKMAETTEVFDSWLKLELIDHYERMTTKKRMSSVSMQQWLVGAAVHLHMRIHQVRLHSVPLGSAESLRRSYKSGLGRLVQGFTTYLHRNIQETPRPGIPKTRTASGLRRTKTFSITNITCSSHRLFNVSLDSPSISPDNKTTPNSTAGVINSCKISAPSEDFGLNVTKRSNDSAVGVVNRKSLNSSAEYSRGEEINKQGLLVIEPYRNVSHNVLHHPCESPVIQQALVTRIMNAQDLERNRIFFFCPDNVFHSLLKQREDFEFRIN; translated from the exons ATGCAGATAACACCTCTTGGACTCAACTATATACACAGAGGGTCAGAAGCACAGATAACAAGCAGACCTGcaaacacccacacatacacacacatacaccaccaCACTCTGTCTAGACTGGCAGATGTCGCCATGATCCTGATGGGTCGTAGTTTGTGTCTCCCCTCTCCAGCCACTGTCCAGGAGCTTTTCTCTGTGGCTCGAGATGCCAGCATCATCCCAGATATCTCCTTAGATCCTGTCATCTCTACTTTCCTCTCTCTGGACTCGTCGGCAGCACTGCAGCATCAATATGCCTTTTTGCAGCGGGGCATGAGCAGCGAGCAGCAGACTGCTTTCAGCCTCAGTCTGAGCGGAGAGCTTGGAGGCAGCAGCCGGGTCACACATGGAGGAGTCGGGCTCGTTGCTCTGGCTCTGTCCATGCTTTTCGACCAGGTTGCCCAACAA GTCCGGGCGCATGGATCAACAGAGGGTGACGTGTCGACTCAGAGACCCCAGGCTAAGAGGATTTTTGGCATCAGCAGTTCTTCACGAATTGGCTGGCTTGTGCACAGCTACCTCTGCCTGATCCCCAGCATTGCCAACAACCCAGAAAAGATGGCTGAGACCACAGAGGTCTTTGACTCCTGGCTCAAACTGGAGCTCATTGACCATTATGAGAGAATGACCACGAAGAAGAGAATGAGCTCAGTGTCCATGCAGCAGTGGTTGGTGGGAGCTGCAGTTCATCTGCACATGAGAATTCACCAG GTCCGTCTGCACTCTGTACCATTAGGATCGGCTGAGTCACTGCGTCGGTCTTATAAGTCAGGGCTGGGTCGCCTGGTTCAGGGCTTCACAACCTATCTGCACAGAAACATCCAGGAGACTCCAAGACCTGGAATACCCAAAACCAGGACAGCCTCTGGACTGAGAAGAACTAAGACGTTTAGCATCACAAACATAACCTGCTCAAGTCATCGCCTCTTTAATGTTAGCCTGGATAGTCCAAGTATCTCACCTGATAACAAGACTACACCCAACTCAACAGCTGGTGTAATCAATAGTTGTAAAATATCTGCTCCCAGTGAAGACTTTGGACTCAATGTGACAAAAAGAAGCAACGATTCTGCTGTGGGTGTGGTAAACAGGAAGTCACTTAACAGTTCTGCTGAATACAGCAGGGGTGAAGAAATCAACAAGCAGGGTCTGTTAGTGATCGAGCCGTATAGGAATGTGAGTCACAACGTGCTGCACCATCCCTGTGAGTCTCCAGTCATTCAACAAGCTTTGGTGACGCGCATTATGAACGCTCAGGACCTGGAGCGAAACagaatcttctttttttgtcctgaCAACGTCTTTCACAGTCTGCTCAAGCAGAGGGAAGACTTTGAGTTCAGGATAAATTAG